A region of Euzebyales bacterium DNA encodes the following proteins:
- a CDS encoding NAD-dependent epimerase/dehydratase family protein, whose amino-acid sequence MGRHGLQPWNPTGTGGTHRAPGGPHHARRSSTLDGRRWDVAVDTWASAPTAVLEAAATLADRVDRFVYISSRSVYRWPIVAGAYEDAPTVDASADDGDVDYARAKAGGERAALSAFGDRALLARAGLILGPREDVGRLPWWLTRIARGGPVLAPGPAGAGVQFIDVRDLARFVLDAAARGLSGPYYLVSPVGHATMRDVLDACVAATGSDADLRWTPPEPILAAGVEPWSDLPIWLPPGELYDALHRSDVSKAVAAGLRCRPVADTVADTWAWLEHLDAPPPPRGLPPVGLDPEVEARVLQGGAAS is encoded by the coding sequence ATGGGACGTCACGGTCTTCAACCGTGGAACCCGACCGGCACCGGAGGGACCCACCGTGCTCCGGGGGGACCGCACCATGCCCGACGGTCTTCCACGCTCGACGGCAGGCGATGGGACGTCGCGGTCGACACCTGGGCGTCTGCACCGACCGCGGTGCTCGAGGCCGCGGCCACGCTGGCGGACCGCGTGGACCGCTTCGTGTACATCTCCAGTCGATCCGTCTACCGCTGGCCGATCGTCGCCGGCGCCTACGAGGACGCCCCGACGGTCGACGCATCAGCTGATGACGGTGACGTCGACTACGCGCGCGCCAAGGCGGGCGGCGAGCGAGCAGCGCTGTCCGCCTTCGGCGACCGCGCCCTGCTTGCGCGCGCGGGGCTCATCCTGGGGCCCCGCGAGGACGTCGGCCGGCTACCGTGGTGGCTGACGCGCATCGCCCGCGGTGGTCCCGTGCTGGCGCCGGGCCCCGCCGGCGCGGGCGTGCAGTTCATCGACGTGCGTGACCTCGCCCGGTTCGTCCTGGACGCAGCTGCGCGGGGACTGTCAGGTCCCTACTACCTGGTCAGCCCCGTGGGTCACGCGACCATGCGCGACGTGCTCGATGCCTGCGTCGCGGCGACCGGCAGCGACGCCGATCTGCGGTGGACACCACCGGAACCGATCCTGGCCGCGGGCGTCGAGCCCTGGAGCGACCTGCCGATCTGGCTGCCCCCGGGCGAGCTGTACGACGCGCTGCACCGCTCGGACGTGTCGAAGGCGGTCGCGGCCGGCCTGCGCTGCCGACCGGTCGCCGACACCGTCGCCGACACCTGGGCGTGGCTCGAGCACCTCGACGCGCCGCCGCCACCCCGCGGTCTGCCACCCGTCGGCCTCGACCCCGAGGTCGAGGCGCGCGTGCTGCAGGGCGGCGCGGCGTCGTGA
- a CDS encoding molybdopterin-binding protein, translated as MIVEVIAIGTELLLGEVVNSNAAAIGRRLADEGFDTHVHVTVGDNLERMVSAIRQAIDRADAVILTGGIGPTQDDVTREALCVVGDRTMQRDAAHAELIRDRITRAVGSVASSTLRMADHPSGTETLPNRNGVALGITMVHDGVPVYALPGVPSEMAVMLDEQVLPRLRAHAGEPTVLRSRLLRTWGWGESRVADALDDLFATANPSIAFLVDGVEVRVRISAKAADAGAADALIDPVADEVRARLGAVVFGTDDETVEALLTRHLDGRGWRLGTVEVATLGAVASSFAPMAGAAGRFAGALVVPADEATATDPVAGLGALLDRGADALDADVLVAVGPADERDADRDARQIAMGVRTPHRRAVRTVTLLGDASRVRSYARGTALHLARLAVSGDWW; from the coding sequence GTGATCGTCGAGGTCATCGCCATCGGGACCGAGCTGCTGCTCGGCGAGGTCGTCAACTCCAACGCCGCTGCGATCGGCCGCCGCCTGGCCGACGAGGGGTTCGACACGCACGTCCACGTGACCGTCGGTGACAACCTCGAGCGGATGGTCTCCGCGATCCGCCAGGCCATCGACCGGGCCGACGCGGTGATCCTGACCGGCGGCATCGGCCCGACACAGGACGATGTGACCCGCGAGGCGCTGTGCGTCGTGGGCGACCGCACCATGCAGCGCGACGCGGCGCACGCCGAGCTCATCCGCGACCGCATCACCCGCGCGGTTGGGTCGGTCGCGTCGTCGACGCTGCGCATGGCCGACCATCCGTCAGGGACCGAGACGCTGCCGAACCGCAACGGGGTCGCGCTCGGCATCACGATGGTCCACGACGGCGTGCCGGTCTACGCGCTGCCCGGCGTGCCGTCGGAGATGGCGGTGATGCTCGACGAGCAGGTGCTACCCCGGCTCCGCGCACACGCGGGCGAGCCGACGGTGCTGCGCAGCCGGCTGCTGCGGACGTGGGGCTGGGGCGAGTCGCGCGTCGCCGACGCGCTCGACGACCTGTTCGCGACGGCGAACCCGTCCATCGCGTTCCTGGTCGATGGCGTCGAGGTGCGGGTCCGCATCAGCGCGAAGGCCGCAGACGCCGGGGCGGCCGACGCCCTGATCGACCCGGTGGCCGACGAGGTCCGTGCGCGGCTCGGTGCGGTGGTGTTCGGCACGGACGACGAGACGGTCGAGGCACTGCTCACGCGCCACCTCGACGGACGGGGATGGCGTCTGGGCACCGTGGAGGTCGCGACCCTCGGAGCGGTGGCGTCCTCGTTCGCACCGATGGCAGGTGCCGCAGGACGGTTCGCCGGAGCGCTCGTCGTTCCGGCGGACGAGGCCACAGCCACCGACCCGGTCGCCGGCCTCGGTGCCCTGCTCGACCGTGGCGCGGACGCACTGGACGCGGACGTCCTCGTGGCCGTGGGCCCGGCGGACGAACGCGATGCCGACCGGGACGCGCGCCAGATCGCGATGGGTGTACGGACACCACACCGGAGAGCCGTGCGGACCGTCACCCTGCTCGGGGACGCGTCGCGGGTCCGTTCGTACGCGCGCGGCACCGCACTGCACCTGGCACGCCTGGCCGTGAGTGGCGACTGGTGGTAG
- a CDS encoding ABC transporter ATP-binding protein produces MTTAIAVGGLRFTYPGADRPAVDGMGFTVGPGEIFGFLGPSGAGKTTTQQIVIGMLTGWTGVVEVLGRDVGSWGPELYDQIGVSFELPAGYARLTVREDLSHFALLHGTAPRDLDALLDAVGLTDVTDRAVGALSKGMRVRLNLARALLHDPRVLFLDEPTSGLDPVTAHSVRELIAAERDRGATVFLTTHDMQTADLLCDRVAFVVDGRIVACDTPRALKLTGRPRRVRVEYRRGGRLRVEDVDLDAHDGTLARLLSSPDLETVHTTEASLDDVFVDVTGRRL; encoded by the coding sequence ATGACCACGGCGATCGCGGTCGGCGGGCTGCGGTTCACCTACCCGGGAGCCGACCGGCCCGCGGTCGACGGGATGGGCTTCACCGTCGGGCCGGGTGAGATCTTCGGGTTCCTGGGACCCAGCGGTGCGGGCAAGACCACGACCCAGCAGATCGTCATCGGCATGCTCACCGGATGGACGGGCGTCGTGGAGGTGCTCGGTCGCGACGTCGGCTCCTGGGGGCCCGAGCTGTACGACCAGATCGGCGTCAGCTTCGAGCTGCCGGCGGGCTACGCACGCCTGACCGTACGCGAGGACCTGTCACACTTCGCGCTGCTGCACGGCACGGCGCCTCGGGATCTCGACGCGCTGCTGGACGCGGTCGGGCTCACCGACGTCACGGACCGCGCCGTCGGCGCCTTGTCCAAGGGCATGCGCGTGCGACTGAACCTGGCACGGGCGCTGCTCCACGACCCACGCGTGCTGTTCCTCGACGAACCGACCAGCGGACTGGACCCCGTCACCGCCCACAGCGTCCGCGAGCTGATCGCAGCCGAACGCGACCGCGGCGCGACCGTCTTCCTGACCACGCACGACATGCAGACCGCCGACCTGTTGTGCGACCGGGTCGCGTTCGTTGTCGACGGGCGGATCGTCGCGTGCGACACGCCGCGGGCGCTCAAGCTGACCGGCAGGCCCCGGCGGGTACGCGTCGAGTACCGCCGCGGTGGGCGCCTGCGGGTCGAGGACGTCGACCTCGACGCGCACGACGGCACCCTCGCACGGCTCCTGTCCAGTCCCGACCTCGAGACGGTGCACACGACCGAGGCGAGCCTGGACGACGTGTTCGTTGACGTCACTGGGCGCCGCCTGTGA
- a CDS encoding helix-turn-helix domain-containing protein, producing the protein MIVTNSNRPATRTLRERKRLQAMKRVQREAVARFTERGFDAVTVDEIADAAEVSPMSVYRWFGNKEALVVWDEYDPPILTAVAGRLPGKGALAAVHDAVVGLLGDVYDRERGISLQRAQLIYREPALMAAADRNGRMLRSALVELFVDRAGMTRHHATVAAAVAGTLLEVAIDVWQRDDGRRPLADLLTETFVAHQELGR; encoded by the coding sequence ATGATAGTCACTAACTCGAACCGTCCGGCAACCCGGACGCTGCGGGAGCGCAAGCGGCTGCAGGCCATGAAGCGGGTGCAGCGCGAGGCCGTCGCACGCTTCACCGAGCGTGGCTTCGATGCCGTGACCGTCGACGAGATCGCCGACGCCGCCGAGGTGTCGCCGATGAGCGTCTACCGCTGGTTCGGCAACAAGGAGGCGCTCGTCGTCTGGGACGAGTACGACCCGCCGATCCTGACCGCCGTCGCCGGCCGGCTCCCCGGCAAGGGGGCTCTGGCCGCCGTCCACGACGCGGTCGTCGGCCTGCTCGGCGACGTCTACGATCGCGAGCGGGGCATCAGCCTCCAGCGGGCGCAGCTGATCTACCGCGAGCCGGCGCTCATGGCCGCCGCCGACCGCAATGGACGGATGCTCCGCTCGGCCCTGGTCGAGCTCTTCGTCGACCGTGCGGGCATGACACGGCACCACGCCACGGTCGCGGCCGCCGTCGCCGGCACCCTGCTCGAGGTGGCCATCGACGTGTGGCAGCGCGACGACGGGCGCCGTCCCCTTGCCGACCTGCTCACTGAGACGTTCGTCGCCCACCAGGAGCTCGGACGATGA
- a CDS encoding SIMPL domain-containing protein has product MGELHVRGRADAWLQPGRAVLDVHVTASDPHSQHAAVEDLAELCAVVDDVVNERRNGPQGLVRRVVVSSITSTEDVEHGPGGTRRRTGFSATRTSVLDCRADADGLTGLVGALAHDGVRVHGPRWHVNDDDPAWVGVRTAAVTDARRRAEAYAMAVDGHVGAVRWISEPGLRGGAPDAVPRPHVAAARLASAGGHEAGEARAVRIAVEPVQVTVAVEAAFDLRP; this is encoded by the coding sequence ATGGGAGAGCTGCATGTCCGTGGTCGCGCCGATGCGTGGCTGCAGCCGGGCCGGGCCGTGTTGGACGTGCACGTCACCGCCAGCGACCCACACAGCCAGCACGCGGCCGTCGAGGACCTGGCCGAGCTGTGCGCCGTGGTCGACGACGTGGTCAACGAACGGCGGAACGGTCCGCAGGGGCTGGTCCGTCGCGTCGTGGTCTCGTCGATCACCAGCACCGAGGACGTCGAGCACGGGCCCGGCGGCACGCGTCGCCGCACCGGGTTCTCTGCGACGCGCACGAGCGTCCTCGACTGTCGGGCGGACGCGGACGGGCTCACCGGCCTGGTGGGTGCACTCGCTCATGACGGCGTGCGGGTCCATGGCCCGCGCTGGCACGTCAACGACGACGACCCGGCATGGGTCGGCGTGCGGACCGCGGCGGTGACCGATGCCCGGCGCCGTGCCGAGGCGTACGCGATGGCGGTCGACGGACACGTCGGTGCAGTGCGGTGGATCTCCGAGCCCGGCCTTCGCGGCGGCGCACCCGATGCGGTCCCGCGGCCGCACGTCGCGGCGGCCCGACTGGCGTCGGCGGGCGGGCACGAGGCAGGCGAGGCGCGCGCCGTGCGGATCGCCGTCGAGCCGGTCCAGGTCACCGTCGCGGTGGAGGCCGCCTTCGACCTGCGGCCCTGA
- a CDS encoding potassium channel family protein, with protein MTTPDSTTTIDTRRRVRVLLPALLVVTLAYPVSLLHPAAAIAYALCYVSVLALGARVASVTRRRTLVATAVAGTIALLVVPWALWPDVLWLSLATYGLLVVFHLLVMAAIGEYLLEAPEVDRDVIFAGTSLYVLAGDLFIPATMLVDTLTVELTGGTAYAGGPVTWQDMAYFSFTTLTTLGYGDITPANPVSRALAIAEAILGVLIVALIIGRLVGAAAAARRAREHDA; from the coding sequence GTGACGACCCCGGACTCGACCACGACGATTGACACCCGTCGCCGCGTCCGCGTGCTGCTGCCCGCCCTGCTGGTCGTGACGCTCGCCTACCCCGTCAGCCTGCTGCACCCCGCGGCCGCGATCGCCTATGCGCTGTGCTACGTCAGCGTGCTGGCCCTCGGCGCGCGGGTGGCGAGCGTCACGCGCCGGCGAACCCTCGTCGCGACCGCGGTCGCCGGGACGATCGCCCTGCTCGTGGTGCCGTGGGCGCTGTGGCCCGACGTGCTGTGGCTGTCGCTGGCCACCTACGGCCTGCTGGTCGTGTTCCACCTGCTGGTCATGGCAGCGATCGGCGAGTACCTGCTGGAGGCACCGGAGGTCGACCGCGACGTGATCTTCGCCGGCACGTCGCTGTACGTGCTGGCGGGCGACCTGTTCATCCCGGCGACCATGCTGGTCGACACGCTCACCGTGGAGCTGACCGGCGGAACGGCGTACGCCGGCGGCCCGGTGACATGGCAGGACATGGCCTACTTCAGCTTCACAACGCTCACCACGCTCGGCTACGGCGACATCACGCCGGCCAACCCCGTGTCCAGGGCGCTGGCGATCGCCGAGGCGATCCTCGGCGTCCTGATCGTCGCACTGATCATCGGCCGGCTGGTCGGTGCTGCCGCGGCTGCCCGACGTGCGCGGGAACACGACGCCTGA
- a CDS encoding glycoside hydrolase family 15 protein, with amino-acid sequence MAKGLPVTADYLPIGEHALIGDMHSAALVGSNGTIDWWCPGRFDAPSVFASLLDHRRGGSWAIAPEGEDWTSRQLYLPDSAVLLTRFSSDDGVAEVEDLMPVGGIDGRHGLVRRVHCVRGRMPMVSAFEPRPDYGRATYDFDRTGTGARCTGARPTLTLSTRRPLERTAAGLRTAMTLETGDAATFVLLECPDDAAVPDLSEEATRAAFDGTVAFWRRWLGRSRYKGRWQEMVNRAALTLKMLTYAPTGALIASPTTSLPEQLGGRRNWDYRYTWIRDAAFSLYGLLRLGFTEEAAAFMGWLTDRFHGDPDSNRPPLQVMYTVDGGTEMPEETLDHFEGYRGSAPVRVGNAASDQLQLDIYGELIDSVYLYNKYGSPLYAREWDDLTQMVDWLCDHWDQSDEGIWETRSGRRDFTYSRLMSWVAIERGMRVARQRGLPADLVRWRTERDAIYRQIMDRAWNDDIAAFTQHFDTTTVDASVLLMPMVKFIAPTDPGWLSTLDAIERVLVSDSLVYRYDPDQAPDGLAGDEGTFSMCTFWYVEALTRAGRLDKARLVFDKMMTYANPVGLYSEEIGPRGELLGNFPQAFTHLSLISAAFNLDRALSRREEHGA; translated from the coding sequence ATGGCGAAAGGCCTGCCGGTGACCGCCGACTACCTGCCAATCGGGGAGCATGCGCTGATCGGTGACATGCACTCCGCCGCGCTTGTCGGAAGCAACGGCACGATCGACTGGTGGTGTCCGGGGCGGTTCGACGCGCCGAGCGTGTTCGCGTCGCTGCTGGACCACCGGCGCGGCGGCTCGTGGGCGATCGCGCCTGAGGGCGAGGACTGGACGAGCCGCCAACTGTACCTGCCCGACAGCGCCGTGCTGCTGACGCGCTTCTCCAGCGACGACGGCGTCGCCGAGGTCGAGGACCTCATGCCGGTCGGGGGCATCGACGGGCGCCACGGCCTGGTCCGGCGGGTCCACTGCGTGCGGGGCCGGATGCCGATGGTGTCCGCGTTCGAGCCCCGCCCCGACTACGGACGCGCCACGTACGACTTCGACCGCACCGGCACCGGAGCGCGCTGCACCGGCGCCAGGCCGACGCTCACGCTGTCGACCCGCCGCCCGCTCGAGCGCACCGCCGCGGGCCTGCGCACCGCGATGACGCTGGAGACCGGTGATGCGGCGACGTTCGTCCTGCTCGAGTGTCCTGACGACGCGGCCGTACCCGACCTGAGCGAGGAGGCGACGCGTGCGGCGTTCGACGGGACCGTCGCGTTCTGGCGCCGATGGCTGGGGCGGTCGCGCTACAAGGGCCGCTGGCAGGAGATGGTCAACCGCGCCGCTCTGACCCTGAAGATGCTGACCTATGCTCCGACCGGCGCGCTGATCGCGTCACCGACTACGAGCCTGCCCGAGCAGCTCGGCGGTCGTCGCAACTGGGACTACCGTTACACGTGGATCCGCGACGCGGCGTTCAGCCTGTACGGTTTGCTGCGCCTGGGCTTCACGGAGGAGGCCGCAGCGTTCATGGGCTGGCTGACCGACCGGTTCCACGGGGACCCCGACAGCAACCGACCGCCGCTGCAGGTCATGTACACCGTCGACGGCGGCACCGAGATGCCCGAGGAGACCCTGGACCACTTCGAGGGTTACAGGGGATCGGCGCCGGTCCGCGTCGGCAACGCGGCGTCCGACCAGCTGCAGCTGGACATCTACGGCGAGCTGATCGACTCGGTCTACCTGTACAACAAGTACGGCAGCCCACTGTACGCCCGGGAGTGGGACGACCTCACCCAGATGGTCGACTGGCTGTGCGACCACTGGGACCAGTCCGACGAGGGCATCTGGGAGACCCGCAGTGGTCGACGGGACTTCACGTACTCGCGCCTGATGTCGTGGGTTGCGATCGAGCGCGGCATGCGAGTGGCACGTCAGCGGGGGTTGCCGGCCGACCTGGTGCGATGGCGCACCGAGCGTGATGCGATCTATCGGCAGATCATGGATCGCGCGTGGAACGACGACATCGCGGCGTTCACCCAGCATTTCGACACCACCACCGTCGACGCGTCCGTCCTCCTGATGCCGATGGTCAAGTTCATCGCGCCGACCGACCCGGGATGGCTGTCGACGCTCGATGCGATCGAGCGGGTCCTGGTCAGTGACAGCCTCGTGTACCGCTACGACCCCGACCAGGCACCGGACGGGCTCGCCGGCGACGAGGGCACGTTCTCGATGTGCACGTTCTGGTACGTCGAGGCGCTGACCCGCGCCGGGCGGCTCGACAAGGCGCGCCTGGTCTTCGACAAGATGATGACCTATGCCAACCCCGTCGGCCTGTACTCCGAGGAGATCGGTCCCCGCGGCGAACTGCTGGGCAACTTCCCGCAGGCGTTCACGCACCTCTCACTGATCTCCGCCGCGTTCAACCTCGACAGGGCGCTGTCGCGGCGCGAGGAGCACGGCGCGTGA